The nucleotide window GCTCCCAGAATGGTGCGCGCCTGATCCATCAGCTCGGACGTCGCGCTGGTTCCAGCCGAAATGGACAGCACACCGCGGCCGAGGCTCGACGGCGTATTGGGCATGCTCCTGATGACAGGCTGGCCTGCCGGCAGTGCCGCCTCAAGCATGGCGAGGGAGATGGCGGCGGCAACACTGATGACTACTGTTCCCGGCTTCAGCGCCGGCGAGATTTCCCTCGCCAGATCCAGAATGCCGACTGGCTTCACTCCCAGCAGTACGACGTCGGCCTTGGCCGCCGCTGTACGGTTGGCCTCCGGGTCCTCCACCGAGGACAAAACAGACACGCCGTTTCTTTTGGAGAGATCGGCCGCCTTTTCAGGACTCCGTACGGTGGCGGTCACCTGCGCCGGAGGAAGCCCGGCAGCCAGCAGACCGGTCAGGATTGCGCCGTTCATGGAGCCGCACCCGAGGAAGGAAATGTGCTGTGGAATGTTGATAGCCATCGGCCCATCGTGTCATGAGGAACTGATTCCCAGCATCCTCACAGCCTGTATGGGGCTCAGTACCCAGAAATAGCAGTACAGTCGTTATCACCTCATAAAGGTGCGAGTGATGAGACCGGGCTCTCCCTGGCTCGGTCAGTGCCGGTGAGCCGCAGCAGTGTTTCCCCCAATCACGCTGCGGCTCACCGGCACACTTTTTTGCCCGGTTGCCGGACTCCCGGTACCAGGCTCATGCTCAGCGTGTTCCCAAACGCACATGGCCGACCCCCACAGAGGGCATCGGTTCATCCGCTTCAAACATGAGCGTGTCGAAACGGCGGAGGATCAGCCCCTCGCGCAGCGCCCAGGGGCAGATGTCCATCTCGGACACATCGAAGATTTCAAACGCCGCCTCGGCCACGAGGGCACCGGCCAGAACCTGACGGGCCCGCAGCTCGGACACCCCGTCCAGGTTGGTCCGGTCCGCCGCTGACATAGCTTCCAGCCGCTTTGCCCACAGAGCCAGATCCTGCAGACGCAGGGTCCGACGGACAAACGGACCGGCCGCCGAGGGCGCAGCGCCGGCCATGCGGGCCAAGGACCGGAAGGTCTTCGACGTTCCGGCAACCAGATGTGGTGTACCGAGGCGGGCGAAGCTGACTGCCGGTTCCCTGAGGATCTGCCGGATGTGGCGGCGCAGCTTCTTGACATCGAGGGGCGCAGGCGGGTCCCCGGGCAGCCACTCCCGCGTGAGGCGGCCCGCACCGAGCGGGACCGAGTGTGCAATCTCAGGGAGTTCGTCGTGGCCCATTGCCATTTCGAATGAGCCACCGCCGATGTCCAGGTTGAGGATGGACCCGGCACTCCAGCCGTACCAGCGCCGTACCGCCTGGAAGGTCATGGCCGCTTCCTGGTCACCGGAGAGCTCCTGAAGGACCACCGAGGTTTCAGCCTCAACGCGACGCAGCACGTCCTCGCCGTTCCCCGCCTCGCGGATGGCCGAGGTGCAGAATGCGAGGAAATCCTCCGCCCGATGATCGGTTGCGAACGCACGGGCCTCTCGGATGAAACCGACCAGTTCCTCCTGGCCCTCATCACTGATCCGGCCTTCTGCGTCGAGGTAACTCACCAGCTGCAGCGGACGTTTATGGGACGCATAGGGCACAGGGCGCGCCCCCGGGTGAGCATCCACCAGGAGTAGGTGCACTGTATTGGATCCGATATCGAGGACGCCTAGCCGCATATCCCCATTATGTCGTGCACCGGTTCGGCCGGCTCAACCGACAGCCGGGCCGGCGCAGGCGCAACCCCATCTATTTCCGGGCGGTGGCCTTGCGCTTCGCCGGTGCACGACCGCCGGACTTGCGCGGAGCCGGCCCCTTGGCCCGCTTCTCAGCAAGGAGCGCCACCGCGGTTTCCCGGGTCAGCTCCTCTATCGCGGTGGATCTCGGCACGGTGATGTTCGTGACGCCGTCCGTGATGTACGGACCGAACCGGCCTTCCTTGACGACGATCGGCTTCTCCGACACAGGATCATCGCCGAACTCGGCCAGCGGCGGGGTTGCGGTGCGTCCGCCACGCTGTTTGGGCTGGGAGTAGATCTCGAGCGCCTGTTCCAGCGTGATGGTGAAAATTTCCTCTTCTGAGCCGATCGACCGGGAATCGGAGCCCTTCTTCAGGTAGGGCCCGAAGCGGCCGTTCTGCACGGTGATCTCATTCTCTTCAGCATCCTTGCCCAGAACGCGGGGAAGGTTCATCAGCTTCAGTGCTTCCTCAAGGGTGACCGTTTCGACGGTCATCGACTTGAACAGCGATCCGGTGCGCGGTTTGACCTTGACCGGCTTCTTGGGCGGCTTGGGCTTGCCGTTCTTGTAGTACTCCACAGGCTGGTTGGCCAGGTCTTCGGCGGTGGGCTCCGGAATGAGTTCGATGACGTAGGGGCCGTAGCGCCCGTCACGGGCCACGATGGTCCGCCCGGTCTCCGGATCCGTTCCAAGGACCTGTTCCTCGGTCGCCGGGGTGTTCATCAGCTCAACGGCTTTTTCCGCGGTCAACTCATCCGGCGCGAGATCCTCGGGCACGTTGGCGCGCCGGGGCTCGGTGCCTTCGGGCGCATCCGCAGGCAGCGGGGTCTCCAGGTAGGGGCCGAACTTGCCCACGCGCAGGACAATTCCCTCGGCGATTTCCACCGAGTTGATTCGGCGCGCGTCGATTTCTCCCAGGTCGTTCACGATAGTGCTCAGCCCGGTGTCCTTGCGGTCCCCGTAGTAGAAGGAGTTGAGCCACTGGACGCGGCTCTGCTCGCCGCGTGCGATGCGGTCCAGATCTTCCTCGAGTTCGGCGGTGAAGTCGTAATCCACATAATCGTGGAAGTGTTCCTCGAGCAGCCGTACCACGGAGAATGCGATCCAGCTCGGCACCAGCGCCTGGCCACGGGTACGGACGTATCCGCGGTCCATGATGGTGGAGATGGTTGCCGCGTAGGTGGACGGCCTGCCGATGCCGCGTTCTTCCATCAACTTCACCAGCGACGCTTCTGTATAGCGTGGCGGCGGCGAAGTTTCGTGGCCGATAGGCTGGATAGTTTCGGCGCCGAGCGCATCCCCCGTGGCGAGGTTCGGCAGCCGGCCGCCCTGTCCGGACTGATCGGTTCCGCCTGCAGCGTCATCCTCGTCGCGCGAAGCGTCCCTGCCCTCCTCATAGGCGGCCATGAAGCCGCGGAAGGTGATGACGGTACCGGACGCCGAGAATTCCGCGTCCTTGCCATCGGGCGTGTGCGCACCGAGGCGCACCGACGCCGTCGAACCCTTGGCATCCGCCATCTGGGATGCAACTGTGCGCTTCCAGATCAGTTCGTAGAGCCTGAACTCGTCGCCATGCAGTTCCTTGGCCACCTGGGCGGGTGTGCGGAAGGAGTCGCCTGCGGGGCGGATGGCCTCGTGCGCCTCCTGCGCGCTCTTCGACTTCCCCTTGTAGACGCGGCGTGCCTCAGGCACGTACTCAGGACCGTAAAGCTCCGACGCCTGCCGGCGGGCGGCGTTGATCGCCTCGTCGCTCAGCGCCGGCGAGTCGGTACGCATGTACGTGATGTAGCCGTTCTCGTACAGCCGCTGGGCAACCTGCATGGTAACGCGTGAAGAATAGCGGAGCTTACGTGCAGCTTCCTGCTGAAGCGTCGAGGTGGTGAATGGCGCTGCAGGGCGGCGCGTGTACGGCTTGGTATCAACCGAACGGACCTCGAACGCAGCCTGCTCAAGCCCTTCGGCAAGGGCGGTAGCGGCTTCCTCGTTCAGCACCGCAACGTTCTGCGACTTCAGCTGACCGAGGTCGCTGAAGTCCTTCCCTGAGGCAACCCGGGTTCCATCGACGGAAACCAGCTTTGCGCTGAAGGACTCCCCCTTGGTCGCATCAGCAGGCGAGAACGTACCCGTCAGGTCCCAGTACGACGCCGCGCGGAACGCCATACGCTCACGCTCACGCTCGACCACCAGACGGGTGACGACCGATTGCACGCGCCCGGCAGACAGGCCACGCGCAACCTTGCGCCACAACACAGGGGAAATTTCATAGCCATAGAGCCGGTCAAGAATTCGGCGCGTCTCCTGGGCGTCCACCATGGGAATGTCGAGGTCACGCAACTCCGCCATGGCACGTTGAATGGCCTCACGCGTGATTTCAGGGAAGGTGAGCCGGTAGACGGGGACCTTCGGCTTCAACACCTCGAGCAGGTGCCACGCGATGGCCTCACCCTCCCTGTCACCGTCAGTTGCGAGGTACAGTTCGGTGGCGTCCTTGAGCGCAGCCTTCAACTCCGCGACGCGCTTCTTCTTGTCCGCCGAGACGACGTAGTACGGCTCGAAGTCATTGTCGAGGTCCACCGCGAACTTGCCGAGCGAGCTCTTCTTGAGCTCCGCGGGCAAATCCGATGGTTGGGGCAGATCGCGGATGTGTCCCATCGATGCCGCGACTTCAAAGCCCTCACCGAGGTAGCCGGCAATCGTCTTGACCTTGGTCGGAGACTCGACGATGACGAGTTTCTTACCGGGCTTCTTGTCCGTTGCCTTAGCTGGCACTTCACTCCTCGATACAGGTGCTTTTAAACAGCAGAACAGCCGCTCATTCTGAGCTAAATATTCGAATTGGTGGGCGTCCTGCCCTTCTCAGTATGCGGTACGCCTACCTGCACTAGGGTAACGGCTTGGCCGGAGACACCGGTTCGGGGACGAGGAAGCCGTCTGCAACGAGGTTACGCACTTCCTCCAGCAGGGCCGCAGCGAAGGCGTCGTCGTCGCGGTCCAGCAGCGCCGCAAGGGCACCGATGATCTGGCCGGCGGTGAGGTCGCCGTCGCACGCTGACACGAATCCGGCCAGCTCCGTGCTGAGCAGGGTGGTGCGTCGGAATCCTGCGCCCTGCCGGAGCAGGATCACGCCGGGATGCTCAGCTCCCGGGCGCTGGTGCCGCTCTTCGGTGACGTCGTCGGCGACGAGCAGGTGTTCGCCGGTCAGGTCAGGGCAGCCGCCAAGCCAGTCGTGTCGTTCAACG belongs to Arthrobacter tumbae and includes:
- the proC gene encoding pyrroline-5-carboxylate reductase, which translates into the protein MPQHISFLGCGSMNGAILTGLLAAGLPPAQVTATVRSPEKAADLSKRNGVSVLSSVEDPEANRTAAAKADVVLLGVKPVGILDLAREISPALKPGTVVISVAAAISLAMLEAALPAGQPVIRSMPNTPSSLGRGVLSISAGTSATSELMDQARTILGAAGTVVEIPEGQVDALSAVSGSGPAYAFYLAEAMAAAGVKLGLDEELAKLLATETVSGAGFMLAEEGADATALRTAVTSPNGTTERAIATFDEQGLPDIVAAGARAAAERAAAITRELGG
- a CDS encoding Ppx/GppA phosphatase family protein, with amino-acid sequence MRLGVLDIGSNTVHLLLVDAHPGARPVPYASHKRPLQLVSYLDAEGRISDEGQEELVGFIREARAFATDHRAEDFLAFCTSAIREAGNGEDVLRRVEAETSVVLQELSGDQEAAMTFQAVRRWYGWSAGSILNLDIGGGSFEMAMGHDELPEIAHSVPLGAGRLTREWLPGDPPAPLDVKKLRRHIRQILREPAVSFARLGTPHLVAGTSKTFRSLARMAGAAPSAAGPFVRRTLRLQDLALWAKRLEAMSAADRTNLDGVSELRARQVLAGALVAEAAFEIFDVSEMDICPWALREGLILRRFDTLMFEADEPMPSVGVGHVRLGTR
- the topA gene encoding type I DNA topoisomerase; translated protein: MPAKATDKKPGKKLVIVESPTKVKTIAGYLGEGFEVAASMGHIRDLPQPSDLPAELKKSSLGKFAVDLDNDFEPYYVVSADKKKRVAELKAALKDATELYLATDGDREGEAIAWHLLEVLKPKVPVYRLTFPEITREAIQRAMAELRDLDIPMVDAQETRRILDRLYGYEISPVLWRKVARGLSAGRVQSVVTRLVVERERERMAFRAASYWDLTGTFSPADATKGESFSAKLVSVDGTRVASGKDFSDLGQLKSQNVAVLNEEAATALAEGLEQAAFEVRSVDTKPYTRRPAAPFTTSTLQQEAARKLRYSSRVTMQVAQRLYENGYITYMRTDSPALSDEAINAARRQASELYGPEYVPEARRVYKGKSKSAQEAHEAIRPAGDSFRTPAQVAKELHGDEFRLYELIWKRTVASQMADAKGSTASVRLGAHTPDGKDAEFSASGTVITFRGFMAAYEEGRDASRDEDDAAGGTDQSGQGGRLPNLATGDALGAETIQPIGHETSPPPRYTEASLVKLMEERGIGRPSTYAATISTIMDRGYVRTRGQALVPSWIAFSVVRLLEEHFHDYVDYDFTAELEEDLDRIARGEQSRVQWLNSFYYGDRKDTGLSTIVNDLGEIDARRINSVEIAEGIVLRVGKFGPYLETPLPADAPEGTEPRRANVPEDLAPDELTAEKAVELMNTPATEEQVLGTDPETGRTIVARDGRYGPYVIELIPEPTAEDLANQPVEYYKNGKPKPPKKPVKVKPRTGSLFKSMTVETVTLEEALKLMNLPRVLGKDAEENEITVQNGRFGPYLKKGSDSRSIGSEEEIFTITLEQALEIYSQPKQRGGRTATPPLAEFGDDPVSEKPIVVKEGRFGPYITDGVTNITVPRSTAIEELTRETAVALLAEKRAKGPAPRKSGGRAPAKRKATARK